The window TCCAGCGGGTACTTCACGACGCGCTCGACGCGCTCGCCGGATTCGTCGGTGACGCGCTGGTCGGTGACGACGAGCGGCTTCCCCTTCTCGAGGACGACTTCGTCCTCGGCACGAAACCGGGATACGACGTCGGGATCGTCGATGACGTCCGATTCGAGTTCGCCCTCGATCGCTTCGGGCGGACGTCCGTACCCCTCCGCGCCGGCCCGGTTGACGAAGCGATAGCGTCCCTCGCGGTCCTTGAGGAAGACGCACTGCGGGAGCCGATCGAGGACCTGCCTGAGCCGGCGTTCGCTCTGTTCGACGGTCCGTTCCGCTCTGGTTCGGGCGCACGCGTTGCGGACGCTGTTGGCCAACACGTCGAAGCGGTCGGCCTTCCCGCCCTTTCGGAGGTAGTCGGTCACACCCGCCGAGATCGACTCGCTCGCGATCTCCTCGGAGCCTTTGCCGGTGAAGAGGACGAACGGGATCTCCGAGTCCCGCTCGCGGACGGCCCGGAGCAGTTCGAGGCCGTCCATTCCGGGCATGTCGTAGTCGCTGACGACGCAGTCGACCTCGCAGACGCGTTCGAGCGCGGCGACCGGATCCGTGGCGGTCTCCACCCGAATCTCGGGGTGGTCGCCGTCGCCGTCTCGGGCCAGTCTGAGCGCGGTCAGGTCTGCGAACGCGTCGTCGTCGTCGACGTGAAGGACGTCGATCGGTCCGCCTTCGTCCCCCTCGACGAGTGCGTTCGTCCCCCCGTTCCCGTTCATATCGGTTGAAAATACACTCGCTGTGATAGGTGTTTGGCTTCGAGCGGCGGTACTGTTTAGTTAGGAGTGAAATCGGTGGGACGGATGCAGGGAAGCCCTCGGAAGCCCCCGCGTTCTCGACTCGATGCGCTCGCTGTGCTCCTCGTCGCTCACTGTGTTCGCTCCTGCGGTGCTTACGTCGCGCGTCGTCGTCGAGAACGCGGCCCCTTCCATTCCCGCCCGTCGGTGGTTTTCCGGGTGGGAGTCGCTTAATTAAACACGACCCGAACGGCCCCCGAGCGTTTATATACGAACGGGCGGCCATCCGCGCCGTGATCTGACGTACG is drawn from Halobellus limi and contains these coding sequences:
- a CDS encoding response regulator, with translation MNGNGGTNALVEGDEGGPIDVLHVDDDDAFADLTALRLARDGDGDHPEIRVETATDPVAALERVCEVDCVVSDYDMPGMDGLELLRAVRERDSEIPFVLFTGKGSEEIASESISAGVTDYLRKGGKADRFDVLANSVRNACARTRAERTVEQSERRLRQVLDRLPQCVFLKDREGRYRFVNRAGAEGYGRPPEAIEGELESDVIDDPDVVSRFRAEDEVVLEKGKPLVVTDQRVTDESGERVERVVKYPLELRPDGTEAVLGIAEDVTEERDRNAALGAVGDAVQDLVERVGEAELGRSEIRRELESIRETVEGAPSVTGTIPAPDAE